A window of Parasynechococcus marenigrum WH 8102 contains these coding sequences:
- the sds gene encoding solanesyl diphosphate synthase yields the protein MITVTELLQPVETDLETLLGDLRSLIGAGHPILQAAAEHLFSAGGKRLRPGIVLLLSRALSADGQLTPRHRRLAEITEMIHTASLVHDDVVDEASTRRGVDTVHSRFDARVAVLAGDFLFAQASWHLANLDDLEVVKLLSRVIMDLADGEVKQGLFRFDTAQSFETYLEKSYCKTASLIANSARAAGVLSDCSPSELDGLYRFGRQLGLAFQVVDDILDFTGSDQQLGKPAASDLASGYLTAPTFYAMEEQPGLQALIAREFAEPGDLDQALEMVRSSRAIPRTRELAETFARESRDAISWMSDSPCKRALLELPDFVLSRLY from the coding sequence ATGATCACCGTCACCGAGCTGCTGCAACCGGTCGAAACCGATCTCGAAACTCTGCTCGGAGATCTGCGCAGCCTGATCGGTGCCGGACATCCAATCCTCCAGGCCGCTGCCGAGCATCTGTTCAGCGCTGGTGGCAAACGGCTTCGTCCCGGCATTGTTCTACTGCTGTCCCGCGCACTGTCCGCTGATGGCCAGCTGACTCCACGGCATCGACGCCTGGCCGAGATCACCGAGATGATCCATACGGCTTCGCTCGTGCACGATGACGTGGTCGATGAGGCGTCCACCCGTCGTGGTGTGGACACCGTTCACAGCCGCTTTGATGCGCGTGTTGCCGTTCTGGCTGGTGATTTTCTCTTTGCGCAGGCCAGCTGGCATCTCGCCAACCTCGATGACCTTGAGGTGGTGAAGCTGCTCAGCCGCGTGATCATGGATCTTGCGGATGGTGAGGTGAAGCAGGGTCTCTTCCGCTTCGACACCGCGCAGAGCTTCGAGACTTACCTCGAAAAGAGCTACTGCAAAACCGCATCGTTGATCGCCAACAGCGCCAGGGCCGCAGGGGTTCTCAGTGATTGCTCCCCATCTGAGCTGGATGGGTTGTATCGCTTCGGCCGTCAGTTGGGCCTGGCGTTCCAGGTGGTGGACGACATCCTTGATTTCACCGGCAGTGATCAGCAGCTCGGCAAGCCCGCTGCCAGCGACCTGGCCAGCGGCTATCTGACGGCCCCCACCTTCTATGCCATGGAGGAGCAGCCCGGCCTGCAGGCCTTGATTGCCCGTGAGTTTGCAGAGCCCGGGGATCTTGACCAGGCCCTTGAGATGGTGCGCTCCTCCCGCGCCATTCCTCGTACTCGGGAACTGGCGGAAACCTTCGCTCGGGAATCCCGCGACGCCATCTCCTGGATGAGCGACTCCCCCTGCAAGCGGGCGCTGCTTGAGCTTCCTGATTTTGTGCTCAGCCGTCTGTACTGA
- a CDS encoding UbiD family decarboxylase: MALFRSGPATRDLRGFLQLLDQRGQLKRITAAVDPDLELAAIADRVLSQGGPALLFENVIGSSMPVAVNTLGTVERVVWSMGLERAEQLEDLGSRLALLQQPRPPKGLSETKQFARVFWDLVKAKPDRDLTPPCRQQIFKGDAVNLYNIPLIRPWPGDAGGVITLGLVITKDPETGVPNVGVYRLQRQSVNTMTVHWLSVRGGARHLRKAAAMGKKLEVAVAIGVHPLLVMAAATPIPVQLSEWLFAGIYAGEGVRLTPCKTLDLQVPSHSEVVLEGTITPGEVLPDGPFGDHMGFYGGVEDSPLVRFHCMTQRRDPVFLTTFSGRPPKEEAMLAIALNRIYTPILRQQIPEITDFFLPMEALSYKLAVISIDKAYPGQAKRAAMAFWSALPQFTYTKFVVVVDKHINVRDPRQVVWAIAAQVDPQRDLFTLADTPFDSLDFASEQLGLGGRLAIDATTKVGPEKNHDWGEPLSRPADLEERVSARWSELGLDGLGQDEPDPSLFGYALDRLIQGLKTSP; the protein is encoded by the coding sequence ATGGCACTGTTCCGATCTGGCCCGGCCACCCGCGACCTGCGCGGATTTCTGCAGCTGCTAGATCAGCGAGGACAGCTCAAGCGGATCACAGCAGCGGTGGACCCCGATCTTGAACTGGCGGCCATTGCAGACCGTGTGCTCTCCCAGGGGGGGCCCGCCCTGTTGTTCGAGAACGTGATCGGGTCGTCGATGCCGGTGGCGGTAAACACCCTCGGCACCGTGGAACGGGTGGTCTGGAGCATGGGTCTCGAACGGGCCGAGCAGCTGGAGGACCTTGGCTCGAGGCTGGCCCTACTGCAGCAACCACGCCCCCCGAAGGGACTCAGCGAAACCAAGCAGTTCGCACGAGTGTTCTGGGATCTGGTGAAGGCCAAACCCGACCGTGATCTGACACCCCCCTGCCGGCAGCAGATCTTCAAAGGCGACGCGGTCAACCTCTACAACATCCCCTTGATCCGCCCCTGGCCAGGGGACGCGGGTGGGGTGATCACCCTGGGGCTTGTGATCACCAAAGACCCGGAAACCGGCGTGCCGAATGTGGGGGTCTACCGGCTGCAGAGGCAGTCGGTGAACACCATGACCGTGCATTGGCTCAGCGTGCGAGGCGGTGCCCGCCATCTGCGCAAGGCTGCAGCGATGGGCAAGAAGCTTGAGGTGGCTGTTGCCATCGGCGTGCACCCGCTGCTGGTGATGGCCGCCGCCACCCCGATTCCCGTGCAGCTGAGTGAATGGTTGTTTGCTGGGATCTACGCCGGCGAGGGGGTGCGTCTCACCCCCTGCAAGACCCTGGATCTGCAAGTGCCTAGCCACAGTGAAGTGGTCCTGGAGGGGACCATCACCCCCGGCGAGGTGCTGCCCGACGGTCCCTTCGGCGACCACATGGGCTTCTACGGCGGAGTGGAGGACTCACCGCTGGTGCGCTTCCACTGCATGACGCAGCGACGGGATCCGGTGTTCCTCACCACCTTCAGTGGGCGTCCTCCCAAGGAAGAGGCGATGTTGGCCATCGCCCTGAACCGCATCTACACCCCGATCCTGCGTCAGCAGATTCCGGAAATCACGGACTTCTTCCTGCCGATGGAAGCCCTCAGCTACAAGCTGGCGGTGATCTCGATCGACAAGGCCTATCCCGGCCAGGCCAAACGCGCAGCGATGGCGTTCTGGAGTGCCCTGCCCCAGTTCACTTACACCAAGTTCGTGGTGGTGGTGGACAAGCACATCAACGTGCGGGACCCGCGCCAGGTGGTGTGGGCGATCGCAGCACAGGTAGATCCTCAGCGGGATTTGTTCACCTTGGCGGACACCCCCTTCGACAGCCTCGATTTCGCCAGCGAGCAACTGGGGCTGGGCGGCCGCCTGGCCATCGACGCCACCACGAAGGTGGGTCCGGAGAAAAACCACGATTGGGGGGAACCGCTCAGCCGTCCGGCCGACCTGGAGGAGCGGGTGTCCGCGCGCTGGTCCGAACTCGGACTGGATGGACTCGGCCAGGACGAACCGGATCCGAGCCTGTTCGGCTACGCCCTCGATCGCTTGATCCAGGGCCTGAAGACCAGCCCATAG
- a CDS encoding N-acetylmuramoyl-L-alanine amidase, whose translation MLRATPRRWRCFAAVALQLCLMLPSLPAQAASALAAWALTENGTLQLRTSRNARLQAFFQDASDGRGTRVWIDFPGEIRFPRRLSGRGAVKEIRLGKPRPGATRLVVEFRPGVELDPSQLKLRGTAPDRWELKFTGLPTRGLDDLGEGDLSGRATAWQPPGRFAPSRTPVDPSGLPTVTRGRYTIVIDPGHGGPDPGAVGIDGLRETDVVLDVSMQVAALLRARGVDVLLTRTGDVDVDLPPRVSLANRSSATAFISIHANALSMRRQDVNGIETFFFSDPRSGRLAGYLQQQIMDVSPGTPNRGVRRGRFFVIRRTVMPAALVEMGFVTGAIDAPRLARADHRRRLALALATGILNYLRQEVR comes from the coding sequence ATGTTGAGGGCGACGCCCCGCCGATGGCGCTGCTTTGCGGCAGTGGCACTGCAGCTTTGTTTGATGCTGCCCTCGCTGCCGGCTCAGGCGGCCAGTGCTCTGGCGGCCTGGGCGCTCACTGAGAACGGCACGCTGCAATTGCGCACCAGCCGCAATGCCAGGCTTCAGGCCTTTTTTCAGGACGCCAGCGACGGCCGCGGCACCCGCGTCTGGATCGATTTTCCCGGTGAAATTCGCTTTCCCCGTCGGCTGAGCGGCCGCGGCGCGGTCAAGGAGATTCGACTGGGCAAGCCACGGCCTGGGGCCACGCGCCTGGTGGTGGAGTTCCGTCCCGGTGTGGAACTGGATCCCAGTCAATTGAAGCTGAGAGGGACGGCTCCCGATCGCTGGGAGCTGAAATTCACCGGTTTGCCCACCCGTGGGCTCGATGATTTGGGTGAAGGGGATCTCTCGGGCCGCGCCACGGCCTGGCAACCTCCAGGCCGCTTCGCCCCAAGCCGCACGCCGGTGGATCCCTCCGGACTCCCCACCGTGACCCGCGGCCGCTACACAATCGTCATCGACCCCGGCCACGGCGGACCGGATCCTGGCGCAGTCGGCATCGACGGTCTGCGGGAGACCGATGTTGTGCTGGATGTGTCTATGCAGGTGGCCGCTCTGTTGCGAGCCCGCGGCGTCGACGTGTTGCTGACGCGCACCGGAGATGTGGATGTCGATCTTCCGCCGCGGGTTTCCCTGGCGAATCGCTCCTCCGCCACCGCCTTCATCAGCATCCATGCCAATGCCCTCAGCATGCGGCGCCAGGACGTCAATGGGATTGAAACCTTTTTCTTCTCGGACCCTCGATCCGGCCGCTTAGCCGGCTATCTGCAGCAGCAGATTATGGATGTGTCGCCTGGAACGCCCAACCGCGGTGTGCGCCGCGGTCGCTTCTTTGTGATCCGGCGGACGGTGATGCCGGCCGCATTGGTGGAGATGGGTTTTGTGACCGGAGCCATCGATGCCCCCCGACTCGCCAGGGCTGATCACCGGCGTCGCCTGGCCCTTGCCCTGGCCACGGGGATTCTTAACTACCTCCGCCAGGAGGTGCGATGA
- a CDS encoding carbon-nitrogen hydrolase family protein, translating into MNDFLAAAVQLTSSQDPEINFNAAEEQIDLAARRGADLVGLPENFAFMGEDSRRLELASDLAERCSRFLVTMARRYQVVLLGGGFPAPVGDGSRTLNRAELVDRDGQLLARYDKIHLFDVDLPDGNTYRESATVNAGQELPPVVDVPGLCKVGLSICYDVRFPELYRHLVGAGADLLMIPAAFTAFTGKDHWQVLLQARAIENTAYVLAPAQTGQHYGRRHSHGHALVIDPWGTVLADAGVLPGAAIAPVNTAHQGHVRDQMPSLRHRRPALF; encoded by the coding sequence GTGAACGACTTCCTGGCGGCTGCCGTGCAACTCACGAGCAGCCAGGACCCGGAAATCAATTTCAATGCCGCCGAGGAGCAGATCGATCTGGCGGCACGACGTGGTGCGGATCTGGTGGGTTTGCCTGAGAACTTCGCCTTCATGGGCGAGGACAGTCGCCGCCTCGAGCTGGCGTCTGACCTGGCCGAACGCTGCAGCCGCTTTCTGGTGACGATGGCGCGGCGTTACCAGGTGGTGCTGCTGGGCGGAGGATTCCCTGCGCCGGTGGGTGATGGCTCAAGGACGTTGAACCGGGCAGAACTGGTGGACCGGGATGGCCAGCTGTTGGCCCGTTACGACAAGATCCACCTCTTCGACGTTGACCTTCCCGACGGCAACACCTACCGCGAGTCGGCAACCGTGAATGCCGGCCAGGAGTTGCCGCCTGTGGTGGATGTGCCGGGTCTGTGCAAGGTGGGTCTGTCCATCTGTTACGACGTTCGCTTTCCTGAGCTGTATCGACACCTCGTGGGTGCTGGAGCCGATCTGCTGATGATTCCAGCCGCTTTCACCGCCTTCACCGGCAAGGACCACTGGCAAGTGCTGCTTCAGGCCCGAGCCATTGAAAACACCGCCTACGTGCTGGCTCCGGCGCAGACCGGCCAGCACTACGGGCGTCGCCACAGCCATGGTCACGCCTTAGTGATTGATCCCTGGGGCACGGTTTTGGCCGATGCAGGTGTGTTGCCTGGGGCTGCCATTGCACCCGTCAACACAGCCCATCAGGGACATGTTCGGGATCAGATGCCGAGTCTGCGCCACCGCCGGCCGGCATTGTTCTGA
- the murI gene encoding glutamate racemase codes for MSPRLGFFDSGVGGLTVLRRVLERHGSVACVYLGDTARVPYGNRPPAEIRRIAAEVVGWLRDQQVSTVVMACNTTNALARDVAEGQAGGPVIGLIGAAAAMVETRRVGVLATPATVASAAYSASIEALHPGALVVEQACPAFVPLIEAGDFSSDELRQVAKVYLEPLLAASVETIVLGCTHYPLLIPLLKQLLPDAIQLVDPALGVARQLDAVLGVPRSTPGDTLELGQCRFCVTADPDGFANRATPWLGARPEVHLQRLQS; via the coding sequence ATGAGTCCGCGGCTTGGCTTTTTTGACAGCGGTGTCGGGGGATTGACCGTGCTTCGGCGGGTGCTGGAACGCCATGGTTCGGTGGCGTGTGTGTATCTAGGTGATACAGCCAGGGTTCCCTACGGCAACCGACCTCCAGCGGAGATTCGTCGCATTGCCGCTGAAGTGGTCGGCTGGTTGCGCGATCAGCAGGTGTCGACGGTGGTGATGGCCTGCAACACCACCAATGCCCTGGCACGGGATGTGGCTGAGGGGCAGGCGGGTGGCCCGGTGATCGGGCTGATCGGTGCCGCGGCGGCCATGGTGGAGACCCGGCGGGTGGGGGTGCTGGCGACACCAGCCACGGTGGCCTCGGCGGCCTACAGCGCCAGCATCGAAGCCCTCCATCCCGGAGCTCTTGTCGTGGAGCAGGCCTGTCCGGCTTTCGTTCCCTTGATTGAGGCCGGTGACTTCAGCAGTGATGAGCTGAGACAGGTGGCCAAGGTTTATCTCGAACCCCTCTTAGCGGCCTCCGTGGAGACGATTGTGCTCGGCTGCACCCACTACCCATTGCTGATTCCTTTGTTGAAGCAGCTGCTGCCGGATGCCATTCAGTTGGTTGACCCTGCACTCGGAGTGGCCCGTCAGCTTGATGCTGTTCTCGGTGTTCCCCGGTCAACACCCGGCGACACCCTTGAGCTTGGGCAATGCCGCTTTTGCGTCACGGCGGATCCTGATGGTTTTGCCAACCGCGCCACTCCCTGGCTGGGGGCCCGTCCTGAGGTTCATCTGCAACGGCTGCAGAGCTGA
- a CDS encoding 2-phosphosulfolactate phosphatase family protein — protein MQIFYFHVPAEMPADASPDAAVVIDVLRATTTIAWALHHGAEAVQAFADLEDLRAAAEAWPADQRLLLGERGGQTLAGFDLGNSPVAVVPATVSGKRLFMSTTNGTRALDRVRQVPLLVTAALPNREAVAQRLLKESPETVAIVGSGWEGTYSLEDSLAAGALAARLQELSQAVTLANDEATAATALWQQWRHDPEACLRTASHGQRLIRLGDHDDDFRCCAGLDQLSVVPTQQSPGVLQAI, from the coding sequence ATGCAGATCTTCTATTTCCACGTTCCGGCGGAGATGCCGGCGGATGCCAGCCCCGATGCAGCGGTGGTGATCGATGTGCTGCGCGCCACCACCACCATCGCCTGGGCTCTGCACCACGGGGCGGAAGCGGTGCAGGCCTTTGCTGACCTGGAGGATCTGCGGGCGGCGGCCGAGGCCTGGCCTGCCGACCAGCGACTGCTGCTGGGCGAGCGCGGCGGGCAGACCCTGGCGGGCTTTGACTTGGGCAATTCCCCCGTGGCTGTCGTACCCGCCACGGTGTCCGGCAAACGTCTGTTCATGAGCACCACCAACGGCACCCGTGCCCTGGATCGGGTGCGTCAGGTGCCTTTGTTGGTGACAGCTGCTCTGCCGAACCGTGAAGCGGTGGCCCAGCGTCTGTTGAAGGAATCACCTGAAACCGTGGCCATTGTGGGCAGCGGTTGGGAAGGGACGTACTCCCTCGAGGATTCCCTGGCTGCGGGTGCTCTGGCGGCGCGCCTGCAGGAGCTGAGTCAAGCGGTGACGCTCGCCAACGATGAAGCCACAGCAGCCACGGCCCTTTGGCAGCAGTGGCGTCATGATCCCGAAGCCTGTCTGCGAACGGCCAGCCACGGGCAACGGCTGATCCGGCTTGGTGACCATGACGACGACTTCCGCTGCTGTGCCGGTCTGGACCAGTTGAGTGTCGTTCCAACGCAACAGTCGCCGGGAGTGCTGCAGGCGATCTGA